The DNA sequence GTTTAAAGAAACCGTATATAGTATTCTTGTTATCAAAATTGGTTGAATCTCCACCATAATCTTTCCAATACGACGTTTGAGTATCTTCAATAACATAAACGCCTCCTTTTTTTAATTTAGGAAAAAGATATTTGAAACTTTCAATAACATGACTGTTAATATGGCTGCCATCATCAATTATAATATCCAAGTCTCCAATTTCTTTAGTTATTGTATCTAAAAACTCAAAATCTACCTGACTGCCTTTGAAAATTTTAATTCGTTTTTCTTCAAGAAACGATTTATCATAAATATCTAAGGAAAATATTTTAGAAAACGGAAAATATGATTTCCACATTCTTAATGAATTACCTCCAATATAAGGGTCTTCATAACCGCCAACTCCTATTTCTAAAATGTTATTCTTTTTGAATTTATAATTTTTTAAATGATTTTGATAATGAGGGGTGTAATAATGGTATCCGTATTTATCTGTTTTATGAATTGTTGCAATTTTTGAAAGATTGAATGGAAAAAAAAATGCCTTAAAATATCTTAATTTATATTTAATCTTAAGTTTTCTTTGATATGAAATTCTTTTTTTTAGGATACTTAACATACTGTTTTTATTTCTTATTTAAATAATTCCAATACACCATAGCATCAGGAATCATTTGATATTTTTTATATTCTAAGTTGGTTAATGACTTCCTATTATAAATTAGCCTAGGTAGATTAAACAGTACATTAAAAACGGCCCCCAATATTGCCAACAAGGCTCTAAAATCACCTTTAAAAACTTTTAATTTTAATTGCATCCAAAATGTATAAGTTAATTTACTTGGTATTTCTTTCATTGGATAAAACAGAATGTATAAATACCAACCTGACCTCAATGAACGCCTTAATCTTGTTATATAATCTTTTTGATTTTTCCTTGCCTTAACATCTACCCGATGATGCACTAAAATATCTGGAACAAACCACACTTCCCAACTATTTTTAAATAACTGAAATCCTGCAAAATCTTCTTCTCCGTAAAAAGTAAACCAATCCGGATAATTAGGTATACTTCTCCATGCAGCCATTCGCCATACATGTCCACATCCTACAAATCCTTTTAAGCGTTTATTACTTAATGAATGACTCAAATTATTAGGTAATAATTGTCCCCAAAAAATCCTAAAAGCTATTACGGCACATTTTTCATTCAGCTCAAATACGTTTTCTATAATTTCTAAAGTGTTTTGTGATACTATATGAGCATCATCATCTAAAGTAATGGCATATTTTGCTTGTGTTAAATTGAGTAATCTGTTCCGACTATAAATAAGCCCTTTACTTTTTTGATTTTTTATTAATTGAATGGACTTGTAATTTGTTTCTATAAAATTAGAAGTACCATCAGTGGACCCATCATCACAAATAATAAACTCTATAGCCTCATTTGTTATAAAATCTGTCAGTTGATTTAATGTATCTTTTAAATCATTAAGTCTATTTTTTGTGGTTATTAGAATGGAAAAATCTGTTTTTTTCATATTCTTAGTATCTACTAACCATATCTTTCGGTAATCCTTTTAATTTTAAAAAAATCCTATTAAGAAACCCTATAGAGAATAACTTAACAAATAATCTATTCTGTAAGAAATAAACAATTCTATTCGTACTCTTATTTGTTTTATAATTTGAACCAACGGAATTTTGATCACTTTCTATCGAATTCTTAATATACATCCAATCTTCAACAGTATTTCCCATATGATATGCAAAATTATCCTGTGTTGTTAATCGCCAATAGCCTTTTTTTAATGAAGCACTATCTAAATACTCTAAACTTTTTCCTCCTAATTTAAAACCTACATATGTAATTACCTCATCAAAAATATCTTTTTTATAAGTAGCCACAAAATGTCCAGAACCAACTAATACACTTAAGTCAGGGTTAATTTCGATCCCTAAAGTGTATTTTAAATAATCTTGATTATAATCGTTTTTCCACCCAATACTTTTATAAAACATTTTTAGAGCCTTTGGATTCACTACTGGTAAAAATTTCAACTTTTTATTAAATACATTATCAAATAAAACATTACCACAATTAGCTTCATACATTTTAAACTGAGGTACAAGACCTACAACACCTGCATTGGGAACTTTCTTGAATATCTTGCAAGTTTCTTGTTGCCAATTAGGCAAAAACAAAACATCAGCGTCAGATATGGTAACCAATTCTATATCATTACCTACCAAACCTTTTA is a window from the Pseudalgibacter alginicilyticus genome containing:
- a CDS encoding glycosyltransferase family A protein, with protein sequence MRIGLNPNKDKHLVKSEYLHQIIIPVYIPNQENYFKDSLRVLKLCVESLLNTTHNKTFITIVNNGSCLIVKEYLELLFNTKEIHELIHTENIGKLNAILKGLVGNDIELVTISDADVLFLPNWQQETCKIFKKVPNAGVVGLVPQFKMYEANCGNVLFDNVFNKKLKFLPVVNPKALKMFYKSIGWKNDYNQDYLKYTLGIEINPDLSVLVGSGHFVATYKKDIFDEVITYVGFKLGGKSLEYLDSASLKKGYWRLTTQDNFAYHMGNTVEDWMYIKNSIESDQNSVGSNYKTNKSTNRIVYFLQNRLFVKLFSIGFLNRIFLKLKGLPKDMVSRY
- a CDS encoding glycosyltransferase family 2 protein, which gives rise to MKKTDFSILITTKNRLNDLKDTLNQLTDFITNEAIEFIICDDGSTDGTSNFIETNYKSIQLIKNQKSKGLIYSRNRLLNLTQAKYAITLDDDAHIVSQNTLEIIENVFELNEKCAVIAFRIFWGQLLPNNLSHSLSNKRLKGFVGCGHVWRMAAWRSIPNYPDWFTFYGEEDFAGFQLFKNSWEVWFVPDILVHHRVDVKARKNQKDYITRLRRSLRSGWYLYILFYPMKEIPSKLTYTFWMQLKLKVFKGDFRALLAILGAVFNVLFNLPRLIYNRKSLTNLEYKKYQMIPDAMVYWNYLNKK
- a CDS encoding methyltransferase, producing the protein MLSILKKRISYQRKLKIKYKLRYFKAFFFPFNLSKIATIHKTDKYGYHYYTPHYQNHLKNYKFKKNNILEIGVGGYEDPYIGGNSLRMWKSYFPFSKIFSLDIYDKSFLEEKRIKIFKGSQVDFEFLDTITKEIGDLDIIIDDGSHINSHVIESFKYLFPKLKKGGVYVIEDTQTSYWKDYGGDSTNFDNKNTIYGFFKPLIHSLNNEEFILENYQKTYYDKHIVSMHFYHNMIFIFKGDNDELSNKVRQNKFK